In Channa argus isolate prfri chromosome 15, Channa argus male v1.0, whole genome shotgun sequence, the DNA window ttattatattcctCAATAGTTTAACTGGTGGTACAGTataaaatagcatttttgtacttgtaaaaacaaaaaagcaacagcaacaataagATTTTGTGTGGTGGTCTTATGACTGTGTGTGCCCTTGCAAATGATTTACAGTGGGTTATGATGAAATGAGAGTGGTAGAGTTTTACCCTGACAGTTCTACTGTACATTGTGCCACTGTTTGATCCAGGTGATGCTTGAATGAGCGCTTTAGTAGATCCATTTAAAAAGCCTCATTTAAATTATCCTGTTCTGCTTCCAACCTGGgttcacacaaaaaaacaggatgttGAAAAACGGTAAAGGTTGCTCATCAAAAATAGTCACTCTTGTTTCTCATACAACACAAGTTTCTTGGTGTCTCTATTTTGGTGCTTACACATATAGACCATTACAGTTCTTTGAGTTCAAATTGTCCTTTGCGGTCAGAAAGTAAAGTGATTTATCACATGTTACGTTGTGCTCCTTGCCGTGGCTCGTCCCTGCACATTTGCCTGTGTGTACTGGAATGTTCCAGGCATAGTCCTGGCATCAAATGATGCTCAGGTCTCGATCCTGTGTTTTCCAGGCTTACTTGGCATGTAATGTTTGAATGGGCACCGACTTTTTCAAAGGGACAAGATGTTCATCCACCATAATGTCTGGACTGGGATTGTAGATAAGTGGCAGTCACTCCTCGCACTTGTCCCAAATCTCTCAGATGGCAGCAAGCCTGTCGTGTTGACAATGGTATCTTTGTCAAAACGGGCCACTTGTGAAAACATATGAAATGTCTCCCGGACTTGCAGCAAAGCAAATGGCCCACTAGACTCCGCATTTGATAAATTAGAAGTGGATTATTGTTCATATCTATGTAGACCAGACAGAATCAGCAGACccatgtatgtatgtttgtccAGTCTACTTCCGTTCTGTTCTCTTTGAACACTCTTCTCCCCTCTGAGTTCGTTGCATTTACAGCTATGCTATTGATCTTCTTTGTAAGGTTTAATCCATTTACTAAGTCACTTTATGAAAATTCTGTTCTctttcactgttgttgttgttgttgttgatgatgatgatgatgatgatgatgatgatgttgttaACTAACCAAATCATATTCATCTGCtaacactgttttatttaaaacccaCCTGCTAAAGACCATGTTTCACCTAAAAGAGCACACAGTACTATGAGATATGTAAATCACAGTTTCATTAGCTTTGAACACTCATACGGAcctcttcattaaaaaaaaaaaatgatcaagaCTGTAGACAATACCCAGGTGACAGGCAAATCTGAAGCTGTAATCCATCATTGCACCTCCCTCTGGCAAGTCTGGCAAGCTTTATTGTGGAGAACTTCCTGCTTGTTTAATTCAAAAagtactttgaaaaaaaatgcattaattaaaaaaaacattaaaatgttaagcaAATAGAAGTtagtagattttattttttagttcatgttttttatgtgtctttgtttttgtgtgctaCAAATGTATGCCTATCCATTATCGAAGAATTTGATATTCTTGCATAATGCATCAGTCTCTTGGGATTACTGGTGGGTGTGAACTGCCAGCCTGAAAATGCAGTTGgaaaaggagtgtgtgtgtgcgtgtatgtgtgtgtatggacTGTGCTGGGGCTTCTTGTTTCAATGTACTGCAGAGTCTAGTCATTAATCAGTGTGTGCATGGGAAGAGTTCACCTTCAGCATAGAAGAAGTCTCTCCctaagggtgtgtgtgtctgtgtgtgagagagcgagagagagagaattgaattgtaaaatctgttttgtttagGTACGATTTCCTTACAGTGTTGACCCAATGAGTTACAGTATTAACTTAAGTTAAAATTTTTAACTCTAATGGAAGGACAGAGAAATAAGTTATTAAATGAATAGAataaaagtaaatcaatttcaaaatgcaaaagcaGCACATTTCCCTGAACAGAGCACAAAATCTCATTTATGACCCACATTTCCTGAAAACTTTCCACAGTGACTTTGTAAAATCCAAACGCAACTCTTAGACGAGCCGCCAGTAACCTGCTCTCCATTCGTACAGGGTCAATTGAAAATTCGAATACAATTTTTCCTGGTTTTCCAGATAACCATTTTACCCAGCCCAGATAAAAAGTTAACCAGAACAAAAACCGATCATTACTGGTGATATACCTAGGCCCAAAAACTAGCTGATCGAATCCCAGTCAGCTCTTCCAAGTTCTGCACCAGATGTTTACATAAGATGGCCTAGTTTGACCAAACCAGCTGTCTTTAGACTGGACtgtataaaaattaataaaaatattaatgtcaTCAGCATAGGCTGACAGGTCAAGAGGGGGTCGTTGAGTACAGAGTTGTACGGACTGAACGCAAACATTAAGTCTGTTTTTCAATATTGAGGGGTCTCCCTTTTCGGGGAGTAAAGAAAGCACAGTTCGCCGACAGGATGCAGTAAGCCACTCCATTCTTGTAAAACCTCCAGTAAGTCAGGACCCAAGTCATTCCAAAAAGTAATTACTTGCTGTCTCATGTCAGCTGGCTCAGCCGTCACCGTTTCATTTGGGAGACGTAGACCTCTGTGGACCCGATTGttccaaattaaaaaagtagCCACTAGATGTGTCCGTTTTACTTGGTGATAAAATGTGCCCGAATCTTCTCCTATAGAAAAGTTCTCAACTCCTTTTGCTTTTCTTGCAGTGATGAGCCCTGTGTCATAGTGCTACAAGCATGTGTGAGGCTGTGTTGTATAGTCttaatttcatgttctagtctctcAACTGTGGCTCTAAGTCTGGCAGTTGACTGACAAGTATCtcactgacaaaaaacacaaatgctggACTTTCACAAATCTCCCACCACTGAGCTAGTgaattaaaaagatttttccTGCCTCTCCACTCCTCCCAGAAATTCCCCAAGAATGACAAAAATCTCTCTCTTGCAAGAGATTTGTATTAAAGTGTcaatatgtaataaatatcTTGCAGAGACAGAGTTTTGCAGGGTCCAAATGATGGTCTGTGAAACTTCCTGGATAAATAACAGTGCTGTTGTGACATGTAAATCCTATCTAGCTGAGCAGCAGATACCCTTCCCTCTGTGACCTTAACCCAAGTGTACTGTCCGTTCGGAGTGTGTTTTATTCTCCATGTCCACCTCAGTCAGTGCCGTTTAGAAAAGTGCATGACTTTAGGTGTGGTTGTTCACTTGTCCTATCCAAGGTAAAGTTGACTGTACAGTTAAAATCCCCTAGAACTACACAGCCTCTGTTGTCTAGTTCATTTTGCTGAATACCCCAACGTGTTCAGAACCTTTGTTGGGAGCACAGGCAGTTACAGAGGAAAAGAACAAATCTGCCACCTGAGGCCTGTTGTGCTGCAACCTGCCTTGCACTACTTGTGTACTAGCTAAAATATCCACTGCAAGCCTTGAGGGGAAAAGCACAGTGACCCCTGCACTAAAATTGGAGCCATGGCTAAGGAAACACTGGCCATCCCACCTCAAGCCCCCActctattttattgtttgtatctGTATGTGTTTCCTGGAGATGTAGAACATGTAAGCTTTTCTGATTCAATAAGTCTGATTCAATACTTCTGTCTTCTTTAACAAAGCCTCTTTTCTCAAACTAGTGACAAATTTGTTCAGGGGAGAAAcctgaacaaataaataattaatgaacACACCACTTTCAGTGAGACAAACGACGTTGCCTTCTTGTTGAGGAAGATTACTACAGCCCTATTGGAGCTGTTCTTCATGATCTGTTACCAAACTAATGGGGGCAGCCCTCCAACCGCAGGCAGAACCTCCACTGATACGTCCGAGTCCTGTGCCACTCTCACCCCATGACAGAGTGAAAGGGACGCGTCTCTCTAGACCCCAGAACTCCACCAAACTCCAACAATAAAAAACTATCCGCACAATTTGATAATAATTTATTAGGAAAGctaagcagaaaaaagaaatagaaagagaATGAGGTGGTGAGACCCACCAGAGAAATGCTGTCCATCTTTGTGGACGTGTGTATACTGCACATAtactgtgtttatatttgtgtgtattaaactttttaatgaCTGTTGTAATAATAACAGTTATGTATGTCTGCGGGCTGCCAGCAGCTTATATGTTATGTATGTCTGTGCTCACCCACGcagcacatacagtagctgTGCAAGGGTATTGGTCAAGGATAGACAGCAAGGAAAAAATCTTTGAGGTCTGaatgtttttagtcattttccaACTACCTCAACATCGTACTTTGATTTCATTCCCTTTTCCATCCTTTCAGGGTAAAGACCTTCTGACCCAGAAGATCCCAGTGTGGCTACAAGCCTGTTCAGACCCCAACAAGCTCCCAGAGAGGGCCATGCTTCTCGCTCAGCAGATGGGCTCCACCCTCGGTGGCACAAGCCCCCTGCACTCCTCCAAATCTAACCTGGTCATCTCAGACCCCATCCCTGGAGCCCAGCCTCTTCCCGTGCCCCCAGAACTGGCTGTCTTCATGGGTAGTGGCCTTGGACACTCGGCAGTGAGttttagaaatgaaaatgtgccACTTAATTTTAGATTTGACCTTCTCCTCGCATGTTTTTTACTCAGTATGCTGCTGTTCTTTATGATCTGTTGCCAAACTAATGGAGgcagttatttcagtttttattttgatactgtactgtattgtaagTCTTGAATGTGACTTTAAACTGATTGCATtaattctgaaatgtttttttcttaagagAACCAAATAATTTGACCAAAATATTctcaaaatatttcacttttcttcAGTAGCAATGCAGAAGCTTACCGTTTTTTCCTAATGTCAACCTGTCCAACATTAGTGAATTATGTAGGCATCtctctatatttatttatttttttaacagttaatGAGCTCTTTAGAGTCTGCCTTTCATGCTGGGCGGCAGCTGACTGACTAGAGGATAAACTACTTTTTCTCACATCTCCGAAGTCAACTTTGAATTTATAATTGATAAAGATCAATTCTTATCAAGAGGATTTTGTATGAATGCTGCTGACTTTAATCACAAAATATCACTTTTGCTTAATCTGAGAGGTTCATGAattcatactgtatgtctgtgtgtttattccAGAGGCTGATGGGACCTGATGGCATGTCCATGGTCAATGGGACAACAGGAGTCCACGGAGAGGAATATTGGACAGATGGGGGGACTCTGTCTGTGTCCCAAGTTAGACCTTCATCCCCTCAGACCCAGGCACATGGCCAGTCTCAGGCCCAACCCCAGAGACAGGTCAGCGATGTTTACTCCAACACCCTCCCTGTGCGCAGGCCTGCTCCAGCCAAGAATAAGAACCCCGTGGGTAAGACATCAAAATAGGGTTCAACCATCAGCAGTGGCACTGCAGCCAGAAAGTCACAAGCATGATGTCCAAAAGGATTTCTcttacttttcttatttttattaaggaGCATATTAATGTTAGATCTGTATAGCTACATTAATGTTGCCACAGACCCCAGTTATTTTGAGCACTTTGTGTAAATAGAAAGGGTAGTTGTTTTCCTGACCATTGTCTCCATCTGCAAACCCTTCAGGAGAGACTCGGACCCTGCCCAGGTCTAGTTCCATGGCAGCAGGCCTGGAAAAGAACGGGCGCGCCCGTGTTCAGGCCATTTTCTCTCACGCCGCGGGTGATAACAGCACCCTACTCAGCTTCTCTGAAGGAGATGTCATCACCCTGCTCGTGCCTGAAGCCCGTGACGGTTGGCACTATGGGGAGAATGAGAAGAACAAGATGTACGTAACattatgtattcatttattctATTTTGCCTGAACACATACTGTGGAACTGAATAAATATTTGTCACTCAAGTTGAAcaaagtttttccttttccaggCGCGGCTGGTTCCCATTTTCCTATACACGTGTGCTGCCTGACAGTGACAGCGAGAAGCTTAAAGTGAAGTATGTtgggtttgtttggtttttataaaGTATGGCAACGTATTGGACAAGAAGGAGTCTTTCTCTGAAGCgtttgttttcttactttttaagCCTGCACCATGGGAAAAGTAGTAGCACAGGGAACTTGCTGGAGAATGATGGATCACTGCCTACACCTGATTATGGCCTGACTGCCCGACTCCTGGCGCAGAGCCTTGCACAGACCCGCCCACGTCCCTACAGCATGGCAGGCTTCGGGACACAGGTCGGTACAATTGAACATATTTAGTATCCATGAAGAATACAGTTTCTACCccttttacattcatttaattAGTATCCCCCTGCTGGTTGAGGCTTATGCTGCATAATTGGATATGAGTAATCCTGCAGCAGCTGAAAATGAGACGGGCTCAGTTTCTGCTGCCACCTAGTGGTTGTGTTCAAGTACAGTAATTGTTTCAATCCCAGCTGTACAAGCAGAAAAACTTACCATGCATTACTGTTATCATTTCAGCCTGCTATTGAGGATTATGATGGCCGCTTTGCCACAAGGTAAGTGCCTTATTTGCCCTGCTTTCAAGTAATGACTGATACTGTATGACTGCTGCTGCCATCTGAATTGTTTAACTTGGACAGTTTAGTGGAAGTACCAGTCTTCCTCAAGAAGTGCACATGAGATTAAGCCACCTCAAACTGCATTTAACCTGTGCTGCAGCATGCACATGCTGGAACTCTCAACAGACAGCAaggctatatatatataggctatataactttatttattggTGATAAATGCCAATCAGTTTACCATAACCATAACCAGTTTTGTCGGAGCAGCTGTCTAAAACCAAGAAATGTTCGCTTTTTACTGatataaaagagaaagaagcagcAAATCCTGACATTAGAGAATTCACAACGTTATGATGTTtgggtttttgctttttaaataatttaggtGATTAATGACTTAGTTGGCCGTGTTGTTTTGGTCCGTCAACTATTTGCTTCATTTGTTCCATGAGGACTATAATTAAGCTCAAGCCACATTGTTTGCTGTAGTAATAAGATCCCTACATTATCacgtgtacagtatgtgcagtgttacctttgaatatttttttactgtctctCTTTTCACCTTTCCTCTTTGCCCTTGTTACTTTATTTCTTAAACCGCTCTTTAAACTTATGAATGTTAGTGTAGTGCGATTAGTGTCACAGTTTACAGTCAGACAGCTCTTGTCCGGTATTCTTTAGCTGTAATCCTCTCAAGTCCTTGCTGACGCGCCAGGGTTGTGTGAGGTTACGGTTAAGAAAAATCCTGTGGCTGTTTCTGTCAAATCAGGGAGTACATCTTTGTTtatgtgtatataaatgtgtgtgtttgtgtgagcgaGAGactgaggcagagagggagagagggcgTAAGATAGAGAGATGGCCTTCAGTTGTTGTGCACACTTGTTGGTGGAGTACATGTTGCGACAGTAGATATCATGCTAACCTCATCTCAGTCATCACTGCTTGTCAGTCTGGGTTGTGCATATGTTGTCTGCtctgtgcgtgcgtgcgtgtgtgcgtgtgtgtttagttttttctgtatcAGTATTTTTGTCCTGCAGGGTGTATTCACCCCAACAGACTGATCTAAAACAACAGCCCTCCAGTTAAGGAGATGACTTGATGATTGTCTCATCAACAGTAATTTGAAAACTTtgtcgattttttttttttttttctttagtggcTTATATAGGTAAAAATTTACTAAGAGGGTTTAATATTAACACCAATATCCAATCAAATTGCATATCTGGATAAAAAATGTTGATGAGGGAATTGGAAGTCCAATCTTCCTTATCACGGCACGTGTGTTTGGAGTTGTAGCTGTAGGTGGGGCGAATTAGATTCCCTGATCCCACCTACGCTTCTGAACTCCACTCTGCCTCCTTGTGCCTGTCTTGTCTTTCTCCATTTCTCTGAGTGTGTCCGACCTGGCAAGCTTCCTTCTCTCTTTGTTCCACAGTGACAGTCCTGATGGCAAATTGATTTCGACTGTGTGAgaacagacatacagacagacacagacagctcCGGATAGCACAGGGGCCTCTTCCTCCCCATCTTTCCCTCCTCTTAGCCTCCCTCCTGTCCACTTATCTCCACCTCTTCTCCTCCTGCCTCCACACACACCCCTTCTCCAAGTGGAAGAGGCCAGTTTCATCCCTCCTTTCtgtcctctcttcctccccGGGTCCCTTCTTTCCTCCTTCCGTCCATCCTgggtgctgctgctggtggtgtcGGTGTGGACAGTAGCGGTTGGTGGGTGGAGGATTGCGTTGAGCGAGAGAGCCAGAGCGGGGCCTACCTGCTCGGCATGCACCGATATGGACTCTGAATGCTCTATCTCTGATCACAGTCCACCATCATGGACTGATCTCTCAAGAGACTGCCTTTGCTACTGCTTGTCTTTTCATGCATGTACATGGTTGTGTCATTTTGTCAAACTAAAGGACATGTTCATGTACTGTACAAGTGCCAAAAGACTTTAATATCATTGTACTAAAGCCACTGGCTGAATGGccttttttttaagcacatgTGGGCCCAGTATTAATAAGTTCCCACCCAACACTCATGCTCAAAAAAAGGCTTTGTTCAAAATAAGGCTGTGCAGCAGATTACAGTTTCTGTTCTCAGAGATCCCATAGGTCGCGCTGTGCTTCCTTGTGTCAGTGCTAGACTTGATTTTTCTGTCCGGAGGGTTTGTGTCATACAGTATTTGCCTTACATCGCTTCTCTTTTTTGCTATTAAACACATACTTTACATGCAGTGAAGCTAATTTAATATTTAGCTTcaagaatatacagtatatatctctatctctctctacaTATATAAATTGTTTCTAGCAATTCCTCAAATTGCACTCTATTATGATCATAGCaaagcaagctttatgaggaaaaaaaatctattaatcGTTTCACTCCCAGCCCCACAGAAGCCTTTTATTTGCCATTCTGGGCTGAACTTACTGCCAGAATTATCACTTAAAATCAAATGCCCCACTTcagtgacttttttctttttctgacacTACAATGAGCTTGGAGGGGTCTTTTCATCTTCTGTTGAATTTTCTCAATAACAGCTGtgaattatttttagtttcaaTGACAACCACGGCTTTTGCAGCTCTCAGTGTTATTTATGATTGTATTCCCTGGGTGGCTATGTagtttttggtctttttcttttaaaaatcttattgtccttgtataaaaaaaagcaaaatatttgcAGAAATAATGAGAAACTGGTAAGTTGAAGTGTTTATCTTATGCATGCTGTGGAGGGAAACCAGAAAATGTGATACTAAAAATTGACCTTGAATGTATGGTGACTTTTTACAAAGGtattctaaataaaacatatctCTATATATTAATAAACAGTCTGGTCTGATAAGAAATCCTTTCTCTCGGTGACAATGatggttttagtttttcttttaaactattttgtttttctttcattttacactTATGACTGAATTCATTTGTTCTGTACCTTgaatattcaaattaatttcttttctgcttttatgtATAGTTTCTAGTCACAGCCGTGTCCTCGTCCAAAGACAGTTTCATCCTTAACACAGTAGCATCTGTGCCACTCTGTGTGTACTGTGGCAAatagtcagtgtgtgtgtgtgtgtgtgtgtgtgtgtgtgtgtggtgggtaAAGTGTACTTATTGTGAGTATCTGCCTGCCTGCTTTTGGTTGTATTTTACATACTTGCAGTACAACATGTGCCTGTTGATTGCATTGCATTTCTAGCATAATGTGCAGTATTTCCTCTGAGAAGAGCTGCAGAAACATTCCTTCGCATAGTTTACAACTGGAAAAAGAGCATAGATTAGGCCCCCTGTATATGGCATGTTAAGCATGAAGTGTGCACTTGTGCTTCCCATCCCTCATTTGAGCTAGTTATTATTAACCTACAGTATGTTCATCTTGCATCAGACTAACCAGCAATGTCGTTAAAAAAATGTGACCCATGCATGATCTGAAAGATGAGCCATTCAAACCCAAAGGTTCTCTTTACCTTCCAGTTTGGGTCCAGAATTGTCCCGGTTCTGAGGGAACAGGACCTCCGTAAGTCACCAGCCTCCATTGCGTTTCAGCCAACCAAtcacttttttaactttttacttttcactttttttcttactgCCTGGTTTTCTCCACTGTCATTGGCTGTTTGGCTGCAGTAGGATGCTGGAAACCACTGGAAACCACGTCTTTTCTGTCCTTTGGTCTCCATGGATTTGGCAACCTTTGGCTCTGCCAGTCCAACATGCCTTGGGTTGTAAAAGAATTCTgaaatattttggttttttttttctgtgttaaacACAGTATTATAGAAGACACTAACTCTGCATGCATGCCTATTACaagctctttttcttctttttgtttattattttattaattttctctATACATGCTTGCTAAAACTCACAATAGATGCAGCAACTGTGTCAAAATACAAACCTTTAGGAAAGCATATTTCTTTGGGGGTGGTTACTTGAAcatatatttctacatttttacagttttcaacCTAACTGTCGCTGTTCCTTGCCCCACCCCTCCTCTCCCCACAGTGACCGTTCCCTGGAGGTCTACCTCCGGCCCACCTTCAGTGATGAGCGATCTGCACCCATCTTCTACTAGCGGCCTGCTGTCCCTTTTTGTCCACTCATGGGCTCTTATTTTCATAGGGGGGAGAAAGAAGATGATTAACAGTGGCATTGTTGAGTTGTGTGATGATTTTGCTGGAGGGCCCAGAGGTGTGACTGATTGGGGGGCAAAAGTCTCTACAAGGAACATGTTACACTACTAAGACTAGTTAGTTTACTGTGAAATCTCACTCAGAGAATTTCCAGTTAATTCTTATGATATTTTGCAAACGCTTCCACACACAACGTCTCAGCTTGAACACTGAAGTGCAAGTGTGACAATAGTTTTTATTAGTTAGATCACAGCTGTTGTGGATAAGGTATGGCTTATAGGTTTTACTAGTAATATTGGcacattattatttatctgCACTTCTACTACAGGATTTAACATTATACATTGTAAACCCGAGGATTATTTACATAATGAGCAGTGAAGGCACACTCTGCACTGGTTGTCTTAAATGTGAGCGGGGGGGATGTTAAAGTGGTTAGTAGCAATTTTCAGTGCGTCACTTTAATAAGCACTGAAGACAAATTGTAGACTGGACACAGCCAATAGGTAGAACTGGACAGTTGGTGAGTGACCTGCAATTCTGTTGTTAAGTGATTGATTTTTAGTACTATATAATCCTAGCAGATATAGAGTATGCCCAGATTTTTTGATGTGGGAACTGTGCCttctactttttctttaaatagaGGCTTCATACAGCATTGAACCAATCATTCTGTAATATGTCTGGTTTGACATATGCATTACAgttctatatatatttttaaataatcctTAAAATATCAGTGGCATTAGTTTCTGTTTTCTATTGCTTAGCAGGCTCCAGTACAGTGCATTTGCAATTCCCCTAAAATAATACAAGAATATTTAGTGTTgctgtt includes these proteins:
- the baiap2a gene encoding brain-specific angiogenesis inhibitor 1-associated protein 2a isoform X2, which codes for MVLAEGFTMSRTDEVHRLTENVYKTIMEQFNPCLRNFVAMGKNYEKALANVTFAAKGYFDALVRMGELASESQGSKDLGDVLFQMAEVHRQIQVQLEEMLKSFHNELLSELEKKVELDARYLTAALKKYQMEHKSKGESLEKCQAELKKLRRKSQGSKNPSKYGEKEMQFVETISSKQTELDTFIAEGYKTALSEERRRYCFLVDRQCAVAKNSSAYHGKGKDLLTQKIPVWLQACSDPNKLPERAMLLAQQMGSTLGGTSPLHSSKSNLVISDPIPGAQPLPVPPELAVFMGSGLGHSARLMGPDGMSMVNGTTGVHGEEYWTDGGTLSVSQVRPSSPQTQAHGQSQAQPQRQVSDVYSNTLPVRRPAPAKNKNPVGETRTLPRSSSMAAGLEKNGRARVQAIFSHAAGDNSTLLSFSEGDVITLLVPEARDGWHYGENEKNKMRGWFPFSYTRVLPDSDSEKLKVNLHHGKSSSTGNLLENDGSLPTPDYGLTARLLAQSLAQTRPRPYSMAGFGTQPAIEDYDGRFATSGWWVEDCVERESQSGAYLLGMHRYGL
- the baiap2a gene encoding brain-specific angiogenesis inhibitor 1-associated protein 2a isoform X3, with product MVLAEGFTMSRTDEVHRLTENVYKTIMEQFNPCLRNFVAMGKNYEKALANVTFAAKGYFDALVRMGELASESQGSKDLGDVLFQMAEVHRQIQVQLEEMLKSFHNELLSELEKKVELDARYLTAALKKYQMEHKSKGESLEKCQAELKKLRRKSQGSKNPSKYGEKEMQFVETISSKQTELDTFIAEGYKTALSEERRRYCFLVDRQCAVAKNSSAYHGKGKDLLTQKIPVWLQACSDPNKLPERAMLLAQQMGSTLGGTSPLHSSKSNLVISDPIPGAQPLPVPPELAVFMGSGLGHSARLMGPDGMSMVNGTTGVHGEEYWTDGGTLSVSQVRPSSPQTQAHGQSQAQPQRQVSDVYSNTLPVRRPAPAKNKNPVGETRTLPRSSSMAAGLEKNGRARVQAIFSHAAGDNSTLLSFSEGDVITLLVPEARDGWHYGENEKNKMRGWFPFSYTRVLPDSDSEKLKVNLHHGKSSSTGNLLENDGSLPTPDYGLTARLLAQSLAQTRPRPYSMAGFGTQPAIEDYDGRFATSDRSLEVYLRPTFSDERSAPIFY
- the baiap2a gene encoding brain-specific angiogenesis inhibitor 1-associated protein 2a isoform X1 produces the protein MVLAEGFTMSRTDEVHRLTENVYKTIMEQFNPCLRNFVAMGKNYEKALANVTFAAKGYFDALVRMGELASESQGSKDLGDVLFQMAEVHRQIQVQLEEMLKSFHNELLSELEKKVELDARYLTAALKKYQMEHKSKGESLEKCQAELKKLRRKSQGSKNPSKYGEKEMQFVETISSKQTELDTFIAEGYKTALSEERRRYCFLVDRQCAVAKNSSAYHGKGKDLLTQKIPVWLQACSDPNKLPERAMLLAQQMGSTLGGTSPLHSSKSNLVISDPIPGAQPLPVPPELAVFMGSGLGHSARLMGPDGMSMVNGTTGVHGEEYWTDGGTLSVSQVRPSSPQTQAHGQSQAQPQRQVSDVYSNTLPVRRPAPAKNKNPVGETRTLPRSSSMAAGLEKNGRARVQAIFSHAAGDNSTLLSFSEGDVITLLVPEARDGWHYGENEKNKMRGWFPFSYTRVLPDSDSEKLKVNLHHGKSSSTGNLLENDGSLPTPDYGLTARLLAQSLAQTRPRPYSMAGFGTQPAIEDYDGRFATSSGWWVEDCVERESQSGAYLLGMHRYGL
- the baiap2a gene encoding brain-specific angiogenesis inhibitor 1-associated protein 2a isoform X6 translates to MGELASESQGSKDLGDVLFQMAEVHRQIQVQLEEMLKSFHNELLSELEKKVELDARYLTAALKKYQMEHKSKGESLEKCQAELKKLRRKSQGSKNPSKYGEKEMQFVETISSKQTELDTFIAEGYKTALSEERRRYCFLVDRQCAVAKNSSAYHGKGKDLLTQKIPVWLQACSDPNKLPERAMLLAQQMGSTLGGTSPLHSSKSNLVISDPIPGAQPLPVPPELAVFMGSGLGHSARLMGPDGMSMVNGTTGVHGEEYWTDGGTLSVSQVRPSSPQTQAHGQSQAQPQRQVSDVYSNTLPVRRPAPAKNKNPVGETRTLPRSSSMAAGLEKNGRARVQAIFSHAAGDNSTLLSFSEGDVITLLVPEARDGWHYGENEKNKMRGWFPFSYTRVLPDSDSEKLKVNLHHGKSSSTGNLLENDGSLPTPDYGLTARLLAQSLAQTRPRPYSMAGFGTQPAIEDYDGRFATSSGWWVEDCVERESQSGAYLLGMHRYGL
- the baiap2a gene encoding brain-specific angiogenesis inhibitor 1-associated protein 2a isoform X4 → MVLAEGFTMSRTDEVHRLTENVYKTIMEQFNPCLRNFVAMGKNYEKALANVTFAAKGYFDALVRMGELASESQGSKDLGDVLFQMAEVHRQIQVQLEEMLKSFHNELLSELEKKVELDARYLTAALKKYQMEHKSKGESLEKCQAELKKLRRKSQGSKNPSKYGEKEMQFVETISSKQTELDTFIAEGYKTALSEERRRYCFLVDRQCAVAKNSSAYHGKGKDLLTQKIPVWLQACSDPNKLPERAMLLAQQMGSTLGGTSPLHSSKSNLVISDPIPGAQPLPVPPELAVFMGSGLGHSARLMGPDGMSMVNGTTGVHGEEYWTDGGTLSVSQVRPSSPQTQAHGQSQAQPQRQVSDVYSNTLPVRRPAPAKNKNPVGETRTLPRSSSMAAGLEKNGRARVQAIFSHAAGDNSTLLSFSEGDVITLLVPEARDGWHYGENEKNKMRGWFPFSYTRVLPDSDSEKLKVNLHHGKSSSTGNLLENDGSLPTPDYGLTARLLAQSLAQTRPRPYSMAGFGTQPAIEDYDGRFATSDSPDGKLISTV
- the baiap2a gene encoding brain-specific angiogenesis inhibitor 1-associated protein 2a isoform X5, yielding MVLAEGFTMSRTDEVHRLTENVYKTIMEQFNPCLRNFVAMGKNYEKALANVTFAAKGYFDALVRMGELASESQGSKDLGDVLFQMAEVHRQIQVQLEEMLKSFHNELLSELEKKVELDARYLTAALKKYQMEHKSKGESLEKCQAELKKLRRKSQGSKNPSKYGEKEMQFVETISSKQTELDTFIAEGYKTALSEERRRYCFLVDRQCAVAKNSSAYHGKGKDLLTQKIPVWLQACSDPNKLPERAMLLAQQMGSTLGGTSPLHSSKSNLVISDPIPGAQPLPVPPELAVFMGSGLGHSARLMGPDGMSMVNGTTGVHGEEYWTDGGTLSVSQVRPSSPQTQAHGQSQAQPQRQVSDVYSNTLPVRRPAPAKNKNPVGETRTLPRSSSMAAGLEKNGRARVQAIFSHAAGDNSTLLSFSEGDVITLLVPEARDGWHYGENEKNKMRGWFPFSYTRVLPDSDSEKLKVNLHHGKSSSTGNLLENDGSLPTPDYGLTARLLAQSLAQTRPRPYSMAGFGTQPAIEDYDGRFATSLGPELSRF